From Nitrososphaerales archaeon:
GAGCCAGTCGGGTTCCTTGTCTCGTCCTTTAGCAGGACGTGGTCGAGCCCCAGCTCCCTCCCCAACCTCTCTGCTTTCAGAAGCGGTGTTCCTCCCTCCCCCAGACTCACCGTCCAGCCGGCGGCCAGTTCTGGAAGGAACGCCCCATACCGCCAGACGCCTGGAGGCAGTCTTTCGATTTCCGCCCTGGAGATCTCAACCCGAGGGCCCTCCAGCAGGAGGGCTGAACGACATCTTGGGCACCTCGGCTCGAGTGCTTCGCTTTCAAGAAGCTCGGAGCAGGCGACGCATCTGAGCAGGGGCAAAAGTGTCATCTTCGCTGGTTCAACCGATATATAGGTTCCAACTTATATGTCAAGGAGCCGCGCGTCCGCGTCGTGGCGCTGGACTGTCGCACGTGTTCGGGGGCAGACGAGGTGAGCTGGAGAAGGTGACCGCCACTAGGACGGTTGCCAGCACAGCGGTCTTCACGGCCTTTGTTGCAGCTGCGACGATGGCCTTCAGCCTCTCGATTCCCGTGACGAGCGGGTACTTCAACGTGGGCGAAATCATGGTCTACACAGCTGCGCTTCTGATGGGACCCTATGTGGGCGCGTTCGCAGGCGGGGTGGGCTCGATGTTATCTGACCTCTCGCTCGGCTTCCCAAGCTATGCCCCAGGGACCCTCGTAATCAAGGGAATTGAGGGGTTCCTCGTAGGTTACCTCAGCAGCAGGACTCTTGCGAACCTACCGAGGTCCGCATGGAGGGCGACGACTGTCATATTGGGAGCAGCGGTCGGAGTTTTGGCGGCGTGGCTGGGGTCGACCTACCTCTCAGGTGGATACCAGCTCGCACTCGGCTTCCCGATAGGTCCGCAGGCGACTCTGAGCTTCAGTGTGCCCACGGTCTTCTGGCTCGCGCTTGGTGCGGCAATCTTCATCGTGATCCTGGCGGTGGGACTCTCCGCGGACGAGAAGGTCGGTTGGACCGCACTGGCAGTACTGATCGGGGGCGCAGAGATGGTGGTCGGTTACTTCCTATACGAGAGCGTCGCGCTTCAGCTCGGGTTCGTGAGTGCTTCGGGCGAAGTGCCCTTCAATATCACGCAGGCGCTCGTAGGGCTGCTTGTTGCAGTGCCGCTCTCAAGAACCATCAAGAGAATAGCTGGAGGAAGAGGCGCAGCCGCGCCAGCCCAGGCTTGACCGGGACATGGAAAGACTCGGATTCGGCAAGATCCCGATTAAGGTTCTGGGCAAGACAGTCCTCCGGATGACAGGCGTCACCTCAGCGAGGTTGCTCACAGGGCCCAACCCGGGCGTTGACTTCGCAGCAGTGAAGGTCGACGGAGGTTACATGATCGTATCCTCCGACCCAATAACCGGTGTCTCATCGGGCATCGGAGAGTACGCCGTCGTCGTGAGCGCAAATGACGTCGCAACAAGCGGGAACGCGCCGCAGTTCATGGAGTCGATCATAATGATGCCAGAAGACTCCACCTCCAAGACGCTCGGCAGGTTGGCTGCAGACATGGATGCTGCCGCAAAGAGGCTCGGGATCTCGGTCGTCGGCGGTCACACCGAGGTCACGCCGGGGCTCAAGAGGCCGATCGTTGTCGTCACGGCATTCAGCTTCGTGAGGAGCTTCGTGTCATCTGAGATGGCTACCGCTGGCGACGCAATCCTGATGACAAAGACGGCAGGCCTAGAAGGCACGGCCGTGCTGGCACGCGAGGCCAGAAGGCTTCGCCGGCCCCTCCCCAGCCGACTCGCTTCAGACGCGGTCGTGCTTGAGAAGGAGCTCAGCATAGTGAAGGAAGCGACTGCTGGGTTCAGCAGCGGTCACGTGCACGCGATGCACGACTGCACAGAGGGAGGAGTCGTGGGGGCTGCCTACGAGATGTCGCTCGCGTCTGGCCTCGGGTTCGAGCTGTACGAGGAGGACGTCCCAGTCGCACGGGTGACGCGCGAGGTCTGCCGCAGGTTCTCGCTGGACCCACTCCGACTCATCGGCTCGGGGTCTCTCCTCATCGCTGTCCCCGAGAGCGAACAGGGTGCAGCGGCCCGCGCGATAGGGAAGGTCGCGGAGGTGACGCGGGTCGGGCGCTTCAGGAAAAGGGGGAGATTCTTGGTCAGAGCGGACGGAAAGAGGGAGACGGTCG
This genomic window contains:
- a CDS encoding ECF transporter S component; translated protein: MTATRTVASTAVFTAFVAAATMAFSLSIPVTSGYFNVGEIMVYTAALLMGPYVGAFAGGVGSMLSDLSLGFPSYAPGTLVIKGIEGFLVGYLSSRTLANLPRSAWRATTVILGAAVGVLAAWLGSTYLSGGYQLALGFPIGPQATLSFSVPTVFWLALGAAIFIVILAVGLSADEKVGWTALAVLIGGAEMVVGYFLYESVALQLGFVSASGEVPFNITQALVGLLVAVPLSRTIKRIAGGRGAAAPAQA
- a CDS encoding AIR synthase related protein, with the protein product MERLGFGKIPIKVLGKTVLRMTGVTSARLLTGPNPGVDFAAVKVDGGYMIVSSDPITGVSSGIGEYAVVVSANDVATSGNAPQFMESIIMMPEDSTSKTLGRLAADMDAAAKRLGISVVGGHTEVTPGLKRPIVVVTAFSFVRSFVSSEMATAGDAILMTKTAGLEGTAVLAREARRLRRPLPSRLASDAVVLEKELSIVKEATAGFSSGHVHAMHDCTEGGVVGAAYEMSLASGLGFELYEEDVPVARVTREVCRRFSLDPLRLIGSGSLLIAVPESEQGAAARAIGKVAEVTRVGRFRKRGRFLVRADGKRETVGEAPADELWRALGRSR